The following proteins are co-located in the Polymorphospora rubra genome:
- a CDS encoding LLM class flavin-dependent oxidoreductase, which yields MSDVPLDVPLSVLDVAPVAAGAGAGEALRHTTELARRTEALGYRRFWVAEHHNMPAIASSAPAVLIAHLAAATSSIRVGSGGVMLPNHPPLVVAEQFGTLEALHPGRVDLGIGRAPGTDQVTALALRRTMEGLSAEAFPQELEDLIAYFDGERRRGTSATPGGGDMPAIWLLGSSGFSARLAGLMGLPFSFAHHFSATNTEPALALYRDSFRPSRWLAKPYAMVAVNTICADTDERAQWLAGPSGLSFLRLRAGRPEPLVSPEEAAAYPYSDLERDFALERQRGQAVGSPETVRRQLSDLLARTAADELMLTTMVYDVADRVRSFELVAEKVAGGLRRER from the coding sequence GTGAGCGACGTACCTCTCGACGTACCCCTTTCTGTCCTTGACGTTGCCCCGGTCGCGGCCGGGGCGGGCGCCGGTGAGGCGCTGCGGCACACGACCGAGCTGGCCCGGCGCACCGAGGCGCTCGGTTACCGCCGGTTCTGGGTGGCGGAGCACCACAACATGCCGGCGATCGCGAGTTCGGCGCCGGCGGTGCTGATCGCGCATCTGGCCGCGGCGACCTCGTCGATCCGGGTCGGTTCGGGCGGGGTGATGCTGCCGAACCATCCGCCGCTGGTGGTGGCCGAACAGTTCGGCACGCTGGAGGCGTTGCATCCGGGGCGGGTCGATCTCGGTATCGGGCGGGCGCCGGGGACCGACCAGGTGACGGCGCTGGCGCTGCGGCGGACGATGGAGGGGCTGTCGGCCGAGGCGTTTCCGCAGGAGTTGGAAGACCTGATCGCCTATTTCGACGGCGAGCGCCGGCGGGGCACGAGCGCGACGCCGGGTGGCGGCGACATGCCGGCGATCTGGTTGTTGGGGTCGAGCGGGTTCAGTGCGCGGTTGGCCGGGTTGATGGGGTTGCCGTTCTCGTTCGCGCACCATTTCAGCGCGACGAACACGGAGCCGGCGTTGGCGTTGTACCGGGACAGTTTCCGGCCGTCGCGGTGGTTGGCGAAGCCGTACGCGATGGTGGCGGTGAACACGATCTGTGCCGACACGGACGAGCGGGCGCAGTGGCTGGCCGGGCCGAGCGGGTTGTCGTTCCTGCGGTTGCGGGCGGGTCGGCCGGAGCCTCTGGTGTCGCCGGAGGAGGCGGCGGCGTATCCGTACTCGGACCTGGAGCGGGACTTCGCGCTGGAGCGGCAGCGGGGTCAGGCGGTGGGTTCGCCGGAGACGGTACGTCGGCAGTTGTCGGATCTGTTGGCGCGTACCGCGGCCGATGAGTTGATGCTGACGACGATGGTGTACGACGTCGCGGACCGGGTCCGGTCGTTCGAGTTGGTCGCCGAGAAGGTGGCGGGCGGGCTGCGCCGGGAGCGGTGA
- a CDS encoding PLD nuclease N-terminal domain-containing protein codes for MSEGIGFWEAFWLLIIFIPLLLVWGFAIVDIFRRSDMSGLAKAFWMVAVVLMPFVGTLLYLLFRPARETAAAAGPAPADPVRHPDDGPQYAPQNRAEQLRLLADLHDRGKLSDPEFSAEKARLAAVPVAGADPNGGLLTRPTIATTRMAAPELSKDGMPAGTPANGSAPAEPPMADSAKA; via the coding sequence ATGTCCGAGGGAATCGGCTTCTGGGAAGCGTTCTGGCTACTGATCATCTTCATACCGCTGCTGCTGGTGTGGGGTTTCGCGATCGTCGACATCTTCCGGCGCAGCGACATGTCCGGCCTGGCGAAGGCGTTCTGGATGGTCGCCGTGGTGTTGATGCCGTTCGTCGGCACCCTGCTCTACCTGCTCTTCCGGCCGGCCCGCGAGACCGCGGCCGCCGCCGGTCCGGCACCCGCCGATCCGGTACGGCACCCGGACGACGGCCCGCAGTACGCGCCGCAGAACCGGGCCGAGCAGTTGCGGCTGCTCGCCGACCTGCACGACCGGGGCAAGTTGAGCGATCCGGAGTTCTCGGCGGAGAAGGCGCGGCTGGCGGCCGTACCGGTGGCGGGCGCGGACCCGAACGGCGGTCTGCTGACCCGGCCGACGATCGCCACCACCCGGATGGCCGCGCCGGAGCTGTCGAAGGACGGCATGCCGGCCGGCACCCCGGCCAACGGCAGCGCCCCTGCCGAGCCGCCCATGGCGGACAGCGCCAAGGCGTGA
- the pyk gene encoding pyruvate kinase, with amino-acid sequence MGVTRRAKIVCTLGPATSSPERIRGLVEAGMDVARLNFSHGSHADHEQVYQLVRQAARAAGRAVAVLADLQGPKIRLGRFADGPHEWRTGDSVVITSDDILGTADRVSCTYRKLPQEVRPGDRLLIDDGKVGVEVTSVAGNDIRCLVVEGGPVSNNKGVSLPNVAVSVPALSEKDSEDLRFALGLGADMIALSFVRSPEDIKLVHGIMDEVGIRRPVLAKVEKPEAVTHLEQIVDAFDGVMVARGDLGVELPLDQVPLVQKRAVQLSRENAKPVIVATQMLDSMIENSRPTRAEASDVANAVLDGADAVMLSGETSVGKYPVLTVSTMAKIVQTTESGSIGVPRLQHDPRTHGGALTVAASQIARNIGAKALVAFSQTGDTVRRLSRLHCELPLLAFTPVPEVRDQLALSWGVETFLMPFVQHTDDMFRQVDQALLGLGRANPGDYVVIVAGSPPGTPGSTNTLRVHQLGSLVDAAAARALQ; translated from the coding sequence ATGGGCGTGACACGCCGTGCAAAGATCGTCTGCACCCTTGGCCCTGCCACTTCGTCGCCGGAACGCATCCGCGGCCTGGTCGAAGCGGGCATGGACGTGGCCCGGCTCAACTTCAGCCATGGCAGCCACGCCGACCACGAGCAGGTCTACCAGTTGGTGCGCCAGGCGGCCCGGGCCGCCGGCCGGGCCGTGGCCGTCCTCGCCGACCTCCAGGGTCCCAAGATCCGTCTCGGCCGGTTCGCCGACGGGCCGCACGAGTGGCGCACCGGCGACTCGGTCGTGATCACCAGCGACGACATCCTCGGCACCGCCGACCGGGTCTCGTGCACCTACCGCAAGCTTCCGCAGGAGGTCCGCCCCGGCGACCGGCTGCTCATCGACGACGGCAAGGTCGGCGTCGAGGTCACCTCCGTCGCCGGCAACGACATCCGCTGCCTGGTCGTCGAGGGCGGCCCCGTCTCCAACAACAAGGGCGTCTCGCTGCCCAACGTCGCCGTCAGCGTGCCGGCGCTGTCCGAGAAGGACAGCGAGGACCTGCGCTTCGCGCTCGGGCTCGGCGCCGACATGATCGCGCTGTCGTTCGTCCGCTCACCCGAGGACATCAAGCTCGTCCACGGGATCATGGACGAGGTCGGCATCCGCCGTCCGGTGCTCGCCAAGGTCGAGAAGCCGGAGGCGGTCACCCACCTCGAGCAGATCGTCGACGCCTTCGACGGCGTCATGGTCGCCCGCGGCGACCTCGGCGTCGAACTCCCGCTCGACCAGGTTCCCCTGGTTCAGAAGCGGGCCGTGCAGCTGAGCCGGGAGAACGCCAAGCCGGTCATCGTCGCCACCCAGATGCTCGACTCGATGATCGAGAACTCGCGCCCGACCCGCGCCGAGGCGTCCGACGTCGCCAACGCCGTACTCGACGGCGCCGACGCCGTGATGCTGTCCGGCGAGACCAGCGTCGGAAAATACCCGGTGCTCACCGTCAGCACCATGGCCAAGATCGTCCAGACCACCGAGTCCGGCTCGATCGGCGTCCCGCGCCTCCAGCACGACCCGCGCACCCACGGCGGCGCGCTGACCGTCGCCGCCTCCCAGATCGCCCGCAACATCGGCGCCAAGGCACTGGTCGCCTTCTCGCAGACCGGAGACACCGTACGCCGGCTCTCCCGCCTGCACTGCGAACTGCCGCTGCTCGCCTTCACCCCGGTCCCCGAGGTACGCGACCAGCTCGCCCTCTCCTGGGGCGTGGAGACGTTCCTCATGCCGTTCGTCCAGCACACCGACGACATGTTCCGCCAGGTCGACCAGGCCCTGCTCGGCCTCGGCCGGGCCAACCCCGGCGACTACGTCGTCATCGTCGCCGGCAGCCCGCCCGGCACCCCGGGCTCCACCAACACCCTGCGGGTGCACCAGCTCGGCTCGCTCGTCGACGCGGCGGCGGCCCGGGCCCTTCAGTGA
- a CDS encoding branched-chain amino acid ABC transporter permease translates to MNFDGLFSNFGELTTTGLTQGAIYALVALGYTLVYGVLRLINFAHSEVFIAGAFAALWTWSAFGLDQNSVISGFGTIVLYLLVAMLVAAVASAATATLVERVAYRPLRKRNAPPLAFLITAIGASIVIAEAFGVYTRRLPQGVPTIVSNTPVFTIGGVGITPVQLLTVGAALVMMVILDQFINRSRLGRGIRAVAQDPNTAALMGVNKDRVIMLVFIAGGAMAGVAGLLYNIRIGVLTYSVGFLLGLKAFTAAVLGGIGNLRGALVGGLLLGLVENYAAELFGSQWKDFVAFAALVVLLMFRPTGLLGESLGRARA, encoded by the coding sequence TTGAACTTCGACGGGTTGTTCTCCAACTTCGGAGAACTCACGACGACCGGCTTGACACAGGGTGCGATCTATGCCCTGGTCGCGCTGGGATACACGCTGGTGTACGGCGTGCTCAGACTCATCAACTTCGCGCATTCCGAGGTCTTCATCGCCGGCGCCTTCGCCGCGTTGTGGACCTGGAGCGCGTTCGGACTCGACCAGAACTCCGTGATCAGCGGGTTCGGGACTATCGTGCTTTACCTCCTGGTCGCGATGCTGGTGGCGGCGGTGGCGTCGGCGGCGACCGCGACCCTGGTCGAGCGGGTGGCCTACCGGCCGCTGCGGAAGCGCAACGCGCCGCCGCTGGCCTTCCTGATCACCGCGATCGGCGCGTCGATCGTGATCGCCGAGGCGTTCGGTGTCTACACCCGGCGGCTGCCGCAGGGTGTGCCGACGATCGTCTCGAACACCCCGGTGTTCACCATCGGCGGTGTCGGGATCACCCCGGTGCAGTTGCTGACCGTCGGCGCGGCGCTGGTGATGATGGTGATCCTGGACCAGTTCATCAACCGCAGCCGGCTCGGCCGGGGTATCCGCGCGGTGGCGCAGGACCCGAACACGGCGGCGCTGATGGGCGTCAACAAGGACCGGGTCATCATGCTGGTGTTCATCGCCGGTGGCGCGATGGCCGGTGTGGCCGGTCTGCTCTACAACATCCGGATCGGGGTGCTCACCTACAGCGTGGGCTTCCTGCTGGGCTTGAAGGCGTTCACCGCGGCGGTGCTCGGCGGTATCGGCAACCTGCGCGGCGCGTTGGTCGGCGGTCTGCTGCTCGGCCTCGTGGAGAACTACGCGGCCGAACTGTTCGGCTCGCAATGGAAGGACTTCGTGGCCTTCGCCGCGCTGGTCGTGCTGCTGATGTTCCGGCCGACCGGTCTGCTCGGCGAGTCACTGGGGAGGGCACGCGCATGA
- a CDS encoding branched-chain amino acid ABC transporter substrate-binding protein: MRQKLARVLGGVAMMALVVGAAACSSGDGDTEAGGDACGNKIAFFGALTGSSAALGINENNGVKLAVDEYNKANPDCTVELVPLDSQGSPDQAPALAQRAIDDEKILGIVGPAYSGESEAAGPLFSEAGLVTITPSATRPSLAEQGWKTFFRAVGNDLSQGPAAGNYIKNVLKSDKVYVIDDQSAYGAGLADEVKKVLGTAIVGEDKVQGEGKQVDFSAVIAKVRSSAATAVFYGGYYQEAGLIRKQLTAAGITATLVAGDGVNDPAYVTSAGQAAAEGTILTCPCAPAAEARGNFVANFQALNGTAPGTYSDTAYDAANILLAGIKDGKTTRPALLEFVGGYSGEGVAASYKFTETGELDPTQVKVWAFKVVNGEVVPDQEIPKS; the protein is encoded by the coding sequence TTGAGGCAGAAGCTCGCACGGGTGCTCGGTGGCGTGGCCATGATGGCTCTCGTCGTCGGTGCCGCCGCTTGTAGCAGCGGCGACGGCGACACGGAGGCCGGCGGCGACGCCTGCGGCAACAAGATCGCATTCTTCGGTGCGCTGACCGGCAGTTCGGCGGCGCTCGGCATCAACGAGAACAACGGCGTGAAGCTCGCGGTTGACGAGTACAACAAGGCCAACCCGGACTGCACGGTCGAGCTGGTCCCGCTGGACTCGCAGGGCAGCCCGGACCAGGCGCCGGCGCTGGCGCAGCGCGCTATCGACGACGAGAAGATCCTCGGCATCGTCGGCCCGGCCTACTCGGGTGAGTCGGAGGCCGCCGGTCCGCTCTTCTCCGAGGCCGGTCTGGTCACCATCACCCCGTCCGCGACCCGGCCGAGCCTGGCCGAGCAGGGCTGGAAGACGTTCTTCCGCGCGGTGGGCAACGACCTGAGCCAGGGCCCCGCCGCCGGTAACTACATCAAGAACGTGCTGAAGTCCGACAAGGTCTATGTCATCGACGACCAGTCGGCGTACGGCGCGGGTCTGGCCGACGAGGTCAAGAAGGTGCTCGGCACCGCGATCGTCGGCGAGGACAAGGTCCAGGGCGAGGGCAAGCAGGTCGACTTCTCGGCGGTCATCGCCAAGGTCCGCTCGTCGGCTGCGACGGCCGTGTTCTACGGCGGCTACTACCAGGAGGCCGGCCTGATCCGCAAGCAGCTCACCGCTGCCGGGATCACCGCCACCCTGGTCGCCGGTGACGGCGTCAACGACCCGGCCTACGTCACCTCCGCCGGCCAGGCCGCGGCCGAGGGCACCATCCTGACCTGCCCGTGCGCGCCGGCCGCCGAGGCCCGCGGCAACTTCGTCGCCAACTTCCAGGCGCTGAACGGCACCGCGCCGGGCACCTACAGCGACACGGCGTACGACGCGGCGAACATCCTGCTCGCCGGCATCAAGGACGGCAAGACCACCCGCCCGGCGCTGCTCGAGTTCGTCGGCGGCTACAGCGGTGAGGGTGTCGCGGCGTCCTACAAGTTCACCGAGACCGGTGAGCTGGACCCGACCCAGGTCAAGGTCTGGGCGTTCAAGGTTGTCAACGGCGAGGTCGTGCCGGACCAGGAGATCCCCAAGTCCTGA
- a CDS encoding RrF2 family transcriptional regulator yields MRLSARVDYALRATAELAAAADPASGRPGAPVTADQIARAQEIPPKFLESILLQLRRGGIVHAQRGPEGGYWLARPGGEISLADVIRVIDGPLAHVRGQRPEDLGYHGAASALQEVWIALRASEREILESVTIVDVATGNLPGRIRDLVADPRAWT; encoded by the coding sequence ATGCGTCTCTCCGCCCGGGTCGACTATGCGCTGCGTGCGACCGCCGAACTCGCCGCCGCCGCCGACCCCGCGTCCGGGCGACCCGGGGCACCGGTGACCGCCGACCAGATCGCCCGTGCCCAGGAGATCCCGCCGAAGTTCCTCGAGAGCATCCTGCTCCAACTGCGCCGCGGCGGCATCGTCCACGCCCAGCGCGGCCCCGAAGGCGGCTACTGGCTGGCCCGCCCCGGCGGCGAGATCAGCCTCGCCGACGTCATCCGGGTCATCGACGGACCACTCGCCCACGTACGCGGGCAACGCCCCGAGGACCTCGGCTACCACGGTGCGGCCAGCGCCCTCCAGGAGGTCTGGATCGCGCTGCGCGCCAGCGAACGGGAGATCCTGGAGTCGGTCACCATCGTCGACGTGGCAACCGGCAACCTGCCCGGACGCATCCGCGACCTCGTCGCCGACCCCCGCGCCTGGACCTGA
- a CDS encoding ANTAR domain-containing response regulator, giving the protein MAETQAGAERRRVLIAEDEALIRLDLAEMLVEEGYDVVGEAGDGEAAVRMAEELKPDLVILDIKMPIMDGLAAAERIAGGRIAPVIILTAFSQRDLVERARAAGAMAYLVKPFQKSDLVPAIEVALSRYSEIAALESEVAGLTDRLETRKVVERAKGALMTTYGMTEPQSFKWIQRTAMDHRMTMREVAERILAEGTGQAPAAGADETTGAS; this is encoded by the coding sequence GTGGCCGAGACGCAGGCGGGTGCCGAGCGCAGGCGGGTGCTGATCGCCGAGGACGAGGCGCTGATCCGGCTCGATCTGGCCGAGATGCTCGTCGAGGAGGGCTACGACGTGGTCGGCGAGGCCGGCGACGGCGAGGCGGCCGTACGCATGGCCGAGGAGCTCAAACCCGACCTCGTCATCCTCGACATCAAGATGCCGATCATGGACGGGCTGGCGGCCGCGGAGCGGATCGCCGGCGGACGGATCGCCCCGGTCATCATCCTGACCGCTTTCAGTCAGCGTGACCTGGTCGAGCGGGCCCGGGCGGCCGGCGCGATGGCCTACCTGGTCAAGCCGTTCCAGAAGAGCGACCTGGTGCCGGCGATCGAGGTGGCGCTGTCGCGCTACTCCGAGATCGCGGCGCTGGAGTCGGAGGTCGCCGGCCTGACCGACCGGCTGGAGACCCGCAAGGTGGTCGAGCGGGCCAAGGGCGCGTTGATGACCACGTACGGGATGACCGAGCCGCAGTCGTTCAAGTGGATCCAGCGCACCGCGATGGACCACCGGATGACGATGCGCGAGGTCGCCGAGCGGATCCTCGCCGAGGGCACCGGGCAGGCACCGGCGGCCGGGGCCGACGAGACGACCGGCGCGAGCTGA
- a CDS encoding transcriptional regulator yields the protein MTDTARALGLPYSTVWHWCVDRPDRSVRGTALRCFRCLPDDNAQPDLGSYAYLLGLYLGDGHLVVSAKVPVLSIACADTYPGLIDLCEQAMLTVLANRVQRVQKKGKGYVAVQSYGKHWPCLLPQHGPGPKHLRPIVLADWQRRIVAAQPGDFLRGLFHSDGCRIDNPVRRAGRDYSYPRYLFTNRSADILGLCGWALDLLGIAWRMNRPDSLSVARRVAVAALDRHVGPKS from the coding sequence GTGACCGACACGGCACGAGCACTTGGGCTGCCCTACTCCACCGTTTGGCACTGGTGCGTCGACCGCCCGGACCGATCCGTACGTGGGACAGCCCTACGTTGTTTTCGGTGCCTGCCTGACGACAACGCCCAGCCGGACCTCGGTTCCTACGCCTATCTGCTCGGCCTCTACCTCGGGGACGGGCACCTGGTCGTATCTGCGAAAGTTCCGGTCCTGAGTATCGCCTGCGCCGACACGTACCCCGGGCTGATCGACCTGTGCGAGCAGGCGATGCTGACGGTACTCGCGAATCGGGTCCAGCGGGTACAGAAAAAGGGTAAGGGTTACGTCGCGGTCCAGAGCTACGGGAAGCACTGGCCGTGCCTGCTGCCCCAGCACGGCCCCGGGCCGAAGCATCTCCGCCCGATCGTGCTCGCCGACTGGCAGCGCCGGATCGTGGCCGCCCAGCCGGGCGACTTCCTGCGTGGCCTCTTCCATTCGGACGGTTGCCGGATCGACAACCCGGTACGCCGGGCAGGCCGCGACTACTCCTATCCGCGGTATCTGTTCACGAACCGGTCGGCCGACATCCTCGGCCTCTGCGGGTGGGCGCTGGACCTGCTCGGGATCGCCTGGCGGATGAACCGGCCGGACTCGCTGTCGGTGGCGCGCCGGGTCGCGGTCGCCGCCCTCGACCGGCACGTCGGACCGAAGTCCTGA